One stretch of Danio rerio strain Tuebingen ecotype United States chromosome 6, GRCz12tu, whole genome shotgun sequence DNA includes these proteins:
- the ap1m3 gene encoding adaptor related protein complex 1 subunit mu 3 isoform X1, with protein sequence MAASAIFILDLKGKVLICRNYMGNIDMNVIDNFMPIMMKREEEAELSPVVIHGSTHFLWIKHSNLYLVAMTKKNTNAALVYSFLYKLVEVFTEYFKSLEEESIRDNFVTVYELMDEVMDFGFPQTTDSKILLEYITQQGHKLEVGAPRPPATVTNAVSWRSEGIKYRKNEVFMDVIESVNLLVSATGSVLRSEILGCIKLKVVLSGMPELRLGLNDKVLFEITGREKTKSVELEDVKFHQCVRLSRFENDRTISFIPPDGESELMSYRLNTTVKPLIWIESVIEKFSHSRVEIKVKARSQFKSRSTANNVSILVPVPSDADSPKFKTTTGQAKWVPEKSAVEWNIKSFPGGKEFMMRAHFGLPSVESDELEGKRPITVKFEIPYFTVSGIQVRYLKIIEKSGYQALPWVRYITQSGDYQLRTN encoded by the exons GTGCTCATATGTCGCAACTACATGGGCAACATTGACATGAACGTGATAGACAACTTCATGCCGATAATGATGAAGAGAGAGGAAGAAGCAGAGTTGTCACCAGTTGTTATTCACGGCTCCACACATTTCCTCTGGATCAAGCACAGCAACCTGTACT TGGTTGCGATGACAAAGAAAAACACCAATGCTGCTCTTGTATACTCCTTCCTGTACAAATTAGTGGAG GTTTTCACTGAATATTTCAAATCACTTGAAGAAGAGAGCATTAGAGACAATTTCGTGACAGTATATGAGCTAATGGATGAAGTCATGGACTTTGGATTCCCTCAAACCACTGACAGCAAGATCTTGCTAGA GTATATTACTCAGCAGGGGCACAAGCTGGAGGTTGGCGCACCAAGACCCCCTGCTACAGTGACCAATGCTGTGTCCTGGAGGTCAGAGGGCATCAAGTACAGGAAAAATGAAGTCTTCATGGATGTCATTGAGTCTGTCAATCTTTTG GTCAGTGCTACGGGCAGCGTTCTGCGGAGTGAGATTTTGGGATGCATCAAACTCAAAGTCGTTCTGTCAGGCATGCCTGAATTAAGGCTTGGACTCAATGATAAAGTGCTCTTTGAAATCACCGGAC GAGAGAAGACAAAGTCTGTTGAGCTTGAAGATGTTAAGTTTCATCAGTGTGTGCGTCTGTCTCGCTTCGAAAATGACCGGACCATCTCTTTCATCCCACCTGATGGAGAATCTGAGCTCATGTCTTATCGGCTCAACACCACG GTGAAGCCTCTAATATGGATTGAGAGCGTAATAGAGAAGTTCTCTCACAGTCGAGTAGAGATCAAGGTTAAG GCCCGCAGTCAGTTCAAGAGCCGCTCCACTGCCAATAATGTGTCCATCTTAGTTCCTGTTCCCAGTGATGCTGATTCACCCAAATTCAAGACCACCACAGGACAGGCCAAATGGGTTCCTGAGAAAAGTGCTGTGGAGTGGAACATCAAGTCCTTCCCT GGTGGAAAGGAGTTCATGATGCGAGCTCATTTTGGACTGCCGAGTGTTGAAAGTGATGAACTGGAGGGCAAGAGACCTATCACAGTCAAGTTTGAGATTCCTTATTTCACAGTGTCCGGCATACAG GTGCGATACTTGAAGATTATTGAGAAGAGCGGATACCAGGCACTACCGTGGGTGCGTTATATCACTCAGAGTGGAG
- the ap1m3 gene encoding adaptor related protein complex 1 subunit mu 3 (The RefSeq protein has 1 substitution compared to this genomic sequence) has product MAASAIFILDLKGKVLICRNYMGNIDMNVIDNFMPIMMKREEEAELSPVVIHGSTHFLWIKHSNLYLVAMTKKNTNAALVYSFLYKLVEVFTEYFKSLEEESIRDNFVTVYELMDEVMDFGFPQTTDSKILLEYITQQGHKLEVGAPRPPATVTNAVSWRSEGIKYRKNEVFMDVIESVNLLVSATGSVLRSEILGCIKLKVVLSGMPELRLGLNDKVLFEITGREKTKSVELEDVKFHQCVRLSRFENDRTISFIPPDGESELMSYRLNTTVKPLIWIESVIEKFSHSRVEIKVKARSQFKSRSTANNVSILVPVPSDADSPKFKTTTGQAKWVPEKSAVEWNIKSFPGGKEFMMRAHFGLPSVESDELEGKRPITVKFEIPYFTVSGIQVRYLKIIEKSGYQALPWVRYTTQSGDYQLRTN; this is encoded by the exons GTGCTCATATGTCGCAACTACATGGGCAACATTGACATGAACGTGATAGACAACTTCATGCCGATAATGATGAAGAGAGAGGAAGAAGCAGAGTTGTCACCAGTTGTTATTCACGGCTCCACACATTTCCTCTGGATCAAGCACAGCAACCTGTACT TGGTTGCGATGACAAAGAAAAACACCAATGCTGCTCTTGTATACTCCTTCCTGTACAAATTAGTGGAG GTTTTCACTGAATATTTCAAATCACTTGAAGAAGAGAGCATTAGAGACAATTTCGTGACAGTATATGAGCTAATGGATGAAGTCATGGACTTTGGATTCCCTCAAACCACTGACAGCAAGATCTTGCTAGA GTATATTACTCAGCAGGGGCACAAGCTGGAGGTTGGCGCACCAAGACCCCCTGCTACAGTGACCAATGCTGTGTCCTGGAGGTCAGAGGGCATCAAGTACAGGAAAAATGAAGTCTTCATGGATGTCATTGAGTCTGTCAATCTTTTG GTCAGTGCTACGGGCAGCGTTCTGCGGAGTGAGATTTTGGGATGCATCAAACTCAAAGTCGTTCTGTCAGGCATGCCTGAATTAAGGCTTGGACTCAATGATAAAGTGCTCTTTGAAATCACCGGAC GAGAGAAGACAAAGTCTGTTGAGCTTGAAGATGTTAAGTTTCATCAGTGTGTGCGTCTGTCTCGCTTCGAAAATGACCGGACCATCTCTTTCATCCCACCTGATGGAGAATCTGAGCTCATGTCTTATCGGCTCAACACCACG GTGAAGCCTCTAATATGGATTGAGAGCGTAATAGAGAAGTTCTCTCACAGTCGAGTAGAGATCAAGGTTAAG GCCCGCAGTCAGTTCAAGAGCCGCTCCACTGCCAATAATGTGTCCATCTTAGTTCCTGTTCCCAGTGATGCTGATTCACCCAAATTCAAGACCACCACAGGACAGGCCAAATGGGTTCCTGAGAAAAGTGCTGTGGAGTGGAACATCAAGTCCTTCCCT GGTGGAAAGGAGTTCATGATGCGAGCTCATTTTGGACTGCCGAGTGTTGAAAGTGATGAACTGGAGGGCAAGAGACCTATCACAGTCAAGTTTGAGATTCCTTATTTCACAGTGTCCGGCATACAG GTGCGATACTTGAAGATTATTGAGAAGAGCGGATACCAGGCACTACCGTGGGTGCGTTATATCACTCAGAGTGGAG